Proteins encoded together in one Lathyrus oleraceus cultivar Zhongwan6 chromosome 5, CAAS_Psat_ZW6_1.0, whole genome shotgun sequence window:
- the LOC127086701 gene encoding fasciclin-like arabinogalactan protein 15 has product MYFHCRIHGVLLLVLFFLSIFSSSSSPTSQINSNSVLVALLDSHYTELAELIEKAMLLQTLENTVATHNITIFAPNNEALERNLDSDFKQFLLEPGNIHSLQTLLLFHVIPTRIETQQQTGSTRHQHEHKTLSNHNLHLATNITTGEWTVDQIKVTHPNFITRPDGIIHGIQRLLIPRSVEDDFNNRRSLRSITAVKPEGSPEIDTRNHRLKKSPPPEKTGSPPTLSIYEAMAPGPSLAPAPAPGPGGPHHHFNGEAQVKDFIKTLLHYGGYNEMADILVNLTSLATEMSRLVSEGYVLTVLAPNDEAMAKLTTEQLSEPGSPEEIMYYHIIPEYQTEESMYNAVRRFGKVRYDTLRLPHKVVAEEADGSVKFGHGGVAGYLFDPDIYTDGRISVQGIDGVLFPIEEKEEVMEQVKPVSKTGQPDKVLVKHRRGKLLETACWMLGTFGQHSRFASCLQ; this is encoded by the exons ATGTATTTTCATTGCCGCATCCATGGCGTTCTTCTTCTTGTTCTTTTctttctctcaattttctcatcttcttcttcaccaacGAGTCAAATCAACTCCAACTCAGTTCTAGTAGCACTTCTTGACTCACATTACACTGAACTCGCTGAACTCATTGAAAAAGCTATGTTATTACAAACACTAGAAAACACCGTCGCAACCCACAATATTACGATTTTCGCACCAAACAATGAAGCTCTTGAACGTAATCTCGATTCCGATTTCAAACAGTTTCTTCTCGAACCCGGTAATATCCATTCCCTCCAAACTCTCTTATTGTTCCACGTCATCCCAACCCGAATCGAAACCCAACAACAAACCGGGTCGACCCGACACCAACACGAGCACAAGACTCTCTCCAATCACAATCTTCACCTCGCTACCAATATCACTACCGGCGAATGGACTGTCGACCAAATCAAAGTCACTCACCCGAATTTCATAACCCGACCCGACGGCATCATCCACGGGATCCAGCGTCTTCTTATCCCACGCTCCGTGGAAGACGATTTCAACAACCGCCGTAGTCTCCGTTCCATCACCGCCGTAAAACCGGAAGGATCACCAGAAATCGACACGAGAAACCACCGGTTGAAAAAATCTCCCCCACCGGAAAAAACAGGTTCGCCACCGACACTTTCGATCTACGAGGCAATGGCTCCAGGACCATCCCTAGCTCCGGCGCCAGCGCCGGGACCAGGTGGCCCACACCACCACTTCAACGGCGAGGCACAGGTTAAGGATTTCATCAAAACGTTACTCCATTACGGTGGTTACAACGAAATGGCTGATATTCTTGTAAATCTAACGTCGTTAGCAACTGAAATGAGCCGTTTAGTTTCGGAGGGTTACGTGTTAACGGTTTTGGCTCCAAACGACGAGGCGATGGCGAAGTTAACAACGGAGCAGTTAAGTGAACCGGGTTCACCTGAAGAGATAATGTATTACCATATTATCCCGGAGTATCAAACGGAGGAGAGTATGTATAATGCTGTTAGAAGGTTCGGGAAAGTTCGATATGATACGTTACGGTTGCCGCATAAGGTTGTGGCGGAGGAAGCTGATGGGTCTGTTAAATTTGGACATGGTGGCGTGGCGGGTTATTTGTTTGACCCGGATATTTATACCGATGGGAGAATCTCTGTTCAGGGGATTGATGGGGTTTTGTTTCCCATTGAAGAGAAGGAGGAGGTAATGGAGCAGGTTAAACCCGTTTCAAAGACGGGTCAACCCGATAAAGTCCttgtcaaacacagaagag GGAAATTGCTGGAAACAGCATGCTGGATGCTTGGAACCTTTGGACAACATTCTAGATTCGCCTCTTGTCTTCAATGA